One genomic region from Pseudoduganella lutea encodes:
- a CDS encoding TonB-dependent receptor plug domain-containing protein, whose product MSTLRLAVLSALYGSSALVFSHTALAQDTQGQMAAPQQPMQTVSVVGSRRATSSATDTVVPIDVIPMTAAAEKGGQFDLSQTLTNISPSFNSTRQSGADGADLVDSAALRGLGSDQTLVLVNGKRRHTSSLVNLFGARNRGNTGTDLNAIPMLAIRDVQVLRDGAAAQYGSDAIAGVMDIGLKKSLGCEAVTGYGQYSAGDGENWLASAYCGIAVGGGVVGITAEYLDRGRSDRSEPDNPRIIGDSKTENQTLYVNGEIPTGPGKFYFTGGLQKRDASSAAFGRGGIGSDDIPSRNSAAMYPEGFVPFINGDMDDRYAIVGHRAQLGEWTADLSQTYGYSRLMYDISNTLNASIANADLLGGGQGISPDHFDAGGFSFEQWTTNADFSRYYDGVLGKGLNVAFGGEYRVEKYKIFAGEQGSYVDADGVGNGGNAGSQGFPGFQPGDVTNARRHSTALYLDMEADLTDAAKVQGAVRWEKYSDFGSTVTGKLAGSYRVAPTALLRASASTGFRAPSLQQAYFSSTFTDFIGGVPTDVVLAPNGGAVATLAGIPKLKEEKSTSFTLGTTWTPTPSISVTADLYQIRIKDRIVLSGRFDADNYPELAARLSTLGVGQAQFFVNSVDTKTQGLDLTASHRGTLFGNRLTTFLAANFSKTTVEDIHAPSSLTGYEDVLLSERERLFIEQGGPRRKATLGFSYATGPLDTDFKIIHFGPQTLGTFSGTAAGVPNLYYEAKTSADLSFSYSVTPNIKFSAGANNIFGAKPTAQNADETDNGFKYDSVQFGLNGTSYFARLHVKF is encoded by the coding sequence TTGTCCACGCTACGCCTTGCCGTTCTGTCCGCCCTGTACGGATCTTCCGCCCTTGTCTTCTCCCACACCGCGCTGGCGCAGGACACACAGGGGCAAATGGCGGCCCCCCAGCAGCCGATGCAGACCGTAAGCGTGGTCGGTTCGCGTCGCGCCACCAGCTCGGCCACCGACACCGTGGTGCCGATCGACGTGATCCCGATGACGGCCGCCGCCGAGAAAGGCGGCCAGTTCGACCTGTCGCAAACGCTGACCAATATCTCGCCTTCGTTCAACTCCACCCGCCAGTCGGGCGCCGATGGTGCCGACCTGGTCGATTCCGCCGCGCTGCGCGGCCTGGGCTCGGACCAGACGCTGGTGCTGGTAAACGGCAAGCGCCGCCACACGTCGTCGCTGGTGAACCTGTTCGGCGCGCGCAACCGCGGCAACACGGGCACCGACCTGAACGCGATCCCGATGCTGGCGATCCGCGACGTGCAGGTGCTGCGCGACGGCGCCGCCGCCCAGTACGGCTCCGATGCGATCGCCGGCGTGATGGACATCGGCCTGAAGAAAAGCCTCGGCTGCGAAGCGGTCACGGGCTATGGCCAGTACTCGGCCGGCGACGGCGAGAACTGGCTCGCGTCGGCCTACTGCGGCATCGCGGTGGGCGGCGGCGTGGTCGGCATCACCGCCGAATACCTGGACCGCGGCCGCTCCGACCGCTCCGAGCCGGACAACCCGCGCATCATCGGCGACTCGAAGACCGAGAACCAGACGCTGTACGTGAATGGCGAGATCCCGACCGGCCCTGGCAAGTTCTACTTCACCGGCGGCCTGCAGAAGCGCGACGCGTCGTCCGCCGCCTTCGGCCGCGGCGGCATCGGCTCCGACGACATCCCGAGCCGCAACTCGGCCGCGATGTACCCGGAAGGCTTTGTTCCGTTCATCAATGGCGACATGGACGACCGCTACGCAATCGTCGGCCACCGCGCCCAGCTGGGCGAATGGACTGCGGACCTGTCGCAGACCTACGGCTACAGCCGCCTGATGTACGACATCAGCAACACGCTGAACGCGTCGATCGCCAATGCCGACCTGCTCGGTGGCGGCCAGGGCATCAGCCCCGATCATTTCGATGCCGGCGGCTTCTCGTTCGAACAGTGGACAACGAACGCCGACTTTTCCCGCTACTACGACGGCGTGCTGGGCAAGGGCCTGAACGTGGCGTTCGGCGGCGAGTACCGCGTCGAGAAATACAAGATCTTTGCCGGCGAACAGGGTTCCTACGTGGACGCCGACGGCGTGGGCAACGGCGGCAACGCCGGCAGCCAGGGCTTCCCCGGCTTCCAGCCCGGCGACGTGACGAATGCGCGCCGCCACAGCACCGCGCTGTACCTCGACATGGAAGCGGACCTCACCGACGCGGCCAAGGTGCAGGGTGCCGTGCGCTGGGAAAAATACAGCGACTTCGGCTCCACCGTGACCGGCAAGCTGGCCGGCAGCTACCGCGTGGCGCCGACCGCCCTGCTGCGCGCCTCGGCCAGCACGGGCTTCCGCGCGCCGTCGCTGCAGCAGGCCTATTTCTCGTCGACGTTCACCGACTTCATCGGCGGCGTGCCCACCGACGTGGTGCTGGCGCCGAACGGCGGCGCCGTTGCCACGCTGGCCGGCATCCCGAAACTGAAGGAAGAAAAATCGACCAGCTTCACGCTGGGCACCACGTGGACGCCGACGCCGAGCATCTCCGTCACGGCCGACCTGTACCAGATCAGGATCAAGGACCGCATCGTGCTGTCCGGCCGCTTCGACGCCGACAACTATCCGGAACTGGCGGCGCGGCTGTCCACGCTGGGCGTGGGCCAGGCGCAGTTCTTCGTCAACTCCGTGGACACGAAGACGCAGGGCCTGGACCTGACCGCATCGCACCGCGGCACGCTGTTCGGCAACCGCCTGACCACCTTCCTGGCCGCCAACTTCTCGAAGACGACGGTGGAAGACATCCACGCCCCAAGCTCGCTGACCGGCTATGAAGACGTGCTGCTGTCCGAACGCGAGCGCCTGTTCATCGAGCAGGGCGGCCCGCGCCGCAAGGCCACGCTGGGCTTCAGCTACGCGACCGGCCCGCTGGACACGGACTTCAAGATCATCCACTTCGGCCCGCAGACGCTGGGCACGTTCAGCGGCACCGCCGCCGGCGTTCCGAACCTGTACTACGAAGCGAAAACGTCCGCCGACCTGTCGTTCTCGTACAGCGTGACGCCGAACATCAAGTTCTCGGCCGGCGCCAACAACATCTTCGGCGCCAAGCCGACCGCGCAGAACGCCGACGAGACCGACAACGGCTTCAAGTACGACAGCGTGCAGTTCGGCCTGAACGGCACGTCCTACTTCGCGCGACTGCACGTGAAGTTCTGA
- the coaD gene encoding pantetheine-phosphate adenylyltransferase, with protein MKRIGFSGTLDPITNGHMWVIGEARSIADEVIVFLSENSTKQPRFSAEERRAIVLESCAERQWDNVQVLVVKSDYTARVARKHGVDYLIRGIRTTADFDYENLIQQTNVEVIGGAKTLFVMPPRDLGSVSSSFVKALEGPVGWNWTTKKFVPAPAYRAWITSWLHKEWQASFPGAPAEAWFARLTGADGYGGATRHYHNLDHLVHGLAEIRAWAANTGATAQDADLVRAAFWFHDAYYGHEPSSVSNEEASARLWLGSGLEPDAGRADEVATLIRATDHLQGGHMAHPLKDILLGVDLAILGQDEEVYSHYARGIRAEYGHVPDDRYGEQRTRVLEHLRGKAYAGTLFADPWFAEQYNEPAIVNMTRELAALA; from the coding sequence ATGAAAAGAATCGGTTTCTCGGGCACGCTGGACCCGATCACCAACGGCCACATGTGGGTGATCGGCGAAGCTCGCTCGATCGCGGACGAGGTGATCGTCTTCCTGTCGGAGAACTCCACCAAGCAGCCCCGCTTCTCGGCCGAGGAACGGCGCGCCATCGTGCTGGAGAGCTGCGCCGAACGGCAGTGGGACAATGTGCAGGTGCTCGTCGTGAAAAGCGACTACACGGCGCGCGTGGCGCGCAAGCACGGCGTGGACTACCTGATCCGCGGCATCCGCACCACCGCCGATTTCGATTACGAAAACCTGATCCAGCAAACCAACGTGGAAGTGATCGGCGGTGCCAAGACGCTGTTCGTGATGCCGCCGCGCGACCTGGGGTCCGTGAGCTCGAGCTTCGTGAAGGCGCTCGAAGGCCCGGTGGGCTGGAACTGGACGACAAAGAAATTCGTGCCCGCGCCGGCTTACCGCGCATGGATCACGAGCTGGCTGCACAAGGAATGGCAGGCCTCGTTCCCCGGTGCCCCAGCCGAGGCGTGGTTCGCCCGGCTGACGGGGGCCGATGGCTACGGCGGCGCCACGCGCCACTACCACAACCTCGATCACCTGGTGCACGGCCTGGCGGAGATCCGCGCCTGGGCCGCCAACACGGGCGCCACGGCGCAAGATGCCGACCTGGTACGTGCCGCGTTCTGGTTCCATGACGCGTACTACGGCCACGAGCCATCGTCTGTCTCGAACGAGGAAGCAAGCGCGCGGCTGTGGCTCGGCAGCGGCCTGGAACCGGACGCTGGCCGCGCCGACGAAGTGGCCACGCTGATCCGCGCCACCGACCATTTGCAGGGCGGTCACATGGCCCATCCGCTCAAGGACATCCTGCTGGGCGTGGACCTGGCGATCCTGGGGCAGGACGAGGAAGTGTACAGCCATTACGCGCGCGGCATTCGCGCCGAATACGGCCACGTGCCCGACGACCGCTATGGCGAGCAGCGCACCCGCGTGCTCGAACACCTGCGCGGCAAGGCTTACGCCGGCACGCTGTTCGCCGACCCGTGGTTCGCCGAGCAGTACAACGAGCCGGCGATCGTCAACATGACGCGGGAGCTGGCGGCGCTGGCTTGA
- a CDS encoding ATP-binding protein gives MKVPKVYRVKVNTHSLRGRLLWFLLAAITMAALAQAMIAYRSALHDADQIFDYHMQQMALALRSGAPLANSHSGPSADPGNDDMVVQVWTPDGIQVFRSISRAELPQRAVLGFSNVKAKGTTYRVFSVQTSNQTVQIAQDMSVRKRMAGALALRTVGPIALMAPMLMLVVWWVVSGSLAPVARVRRQVASRQADDLSPVSEADLPDEVKPLVHELNLLFGRVRTAFDAQQHFVADAAHELRSPLAALKLQVLSLDRAEDAEARKVAVGRLTAGIERATRLVEQLLVLARQEAAEPKLDPVDLAELSRRTLGDMVGAAQARQIDLGMHEVAGETIQGQADALRVLLRNLVDNAIKYTPAGGTVDVSVRHTDKGAELVVEDSGPGISPEERERVFSRFYRVPGSTATGSGLGLAIIKAIAERHGATLALDASERLGGLLVRITFPAMKATTVKAPLAKSAA, from the coding sequence ATGAAGGTGCCGAAGGTCTATCGCGTCAAGGTGAACACGCACTCGCTGCGTGGCCGCCTGCTGTGGTTCCTGCTGGCGGCGATCACCATGGCTGCGCTGGCGCAGGCCATGATCGCCTACCGCAGCGCGCTGCACGACGCGGACCAGATCTTCGACTACCACATGCAGCAGATGGCGCTGGCGCTGCGCTCCGGCGCGCCGCTGGCCAATTCGCACAGCGGCCCCAGCGCCGATCCCGGCAACGACGACATGGTGGTGCAGGTATGGACGCCGGACGGCATCCAGGTGTTCCGCTCGATTTCCCGCGCCGAGCTGCCGCAGCGCGCCGTGCTGGGCTTTTCCAACGTGAAGGCGAAGGGCACCACGTACCGCGTGTTCTCGGTGCAGACCAGTAACCAGACCGTGCAGATCGCGCAGGACATGTCGGTCAGGAAGCGCATGGCCGGCGCACTGGCGCTGCGCACCGTCGGCCCGATCGCGCTGATGGCGCCGATGCTGATGCTCGTGGTGTGGTGGGTGGTCAGCGGCTCGCTGGCGCCCGTGGCGCGTGTGCGGCGCCAGGTGGCGTCGCGCCAGGCGGACGACCTGTCGCCCGTTTCCGAGGCCGACCTGCCCGACGAAGTCAAACCGCTCGTGCACGAGCTGAACCTGCTGTTCGGCCGCGTGCGCACGGCGTTCGACGCCCAGCAGCATTTCGTGGCCGATGCCGCGCACGAGCTGCGCTCGCCGCTGGCCGCGCTGAAGCTGCAGGTGCTCAGCCTGGACCGCGCCGAGGATGCGGAGGCGCGCAAGGTGGCGGTCGGGCGCCTCACGGCCGGCATCGAGCGCGCCACGCGCCTTGTGGAACAGTTGCTGGTGCTGGCGCGGCAGGAAGCGGCCGAACCGAAGCTGGACCCGGTGGACCTGGCCGAACTGTCCCGGCGCACGCTGGGCGACATGGTGGGCGCCGCCCAGGCCCGCCAGATCGACCTGGGCATGCATGAGGTGGCCGGCGAAACCATCCAGGGCCAGGCCGACGCCTTGCGCGTGCTGCTGCGTAACCTGGTCGACAACGCCATCAAGTACACCCCCGCCGGCGGCACCGTCGATGTCTCGGTGCGGCATACCGACAAGGGCGCCGAACTGGTCGTCGAGGACAGCGGTCCCGGCATCTCGCCGGAAGAACGCGAGCGCGTGTTCAGCCGCTTCTACCGCGTGCCCGGCAGCACCGCCACGGGCAGCGGCCTGGGCCTGGCCATCATCAAGGCCATCGCCGAGCGGCACGGCGCCACGCTGGCGCTCGATGCTTCCGAGCGGCTGGGGGGCCTGCTGGTGCGCATCACATTCCCCGCCATGAAAGCCACGACCGTGAAAGCGCCGCTGGCCAAGAGTGCCGCCTGA
- a CDS encoding class I SAM-dependent methyltransferase, whose translation MRADSRSTHNHHSSHSSHNDIVDSQFSPQAHAYLTSAVHASGEDLARMASLAGGRPDAVALDMGCGGGHVTFHLAPLVGKVVACDISEPMLRVVAGEADRRGFGNVVTKCSAAEALPCPDGAFDVAATRYSAHHWRDVPAGLAQMHRVLKPGGMAVFMDVISPGVPLLDTWLQSLELLRDPSHVRNASLDEWRAALTTAGFVVGEVTQYRLRLEFASWIERMKTPEAHVAAIRSLQRRAGPEVTDYFAIEEDGSFTVDTMLIACERP comes from the coding sequence ATGCGCGCAGACAGCCGGAGCACCCACAACCACCACAGCAGCCACAGCAGCCACAACGATATCGTGGACAGCCAGTTCAGCCCCCAGGCACACGCCTATCTCACCAGCGCTGTCCATGCCAGCGGGGAAGACCTGGCGCGGATGGCCAGCCTGGCAGGCGGGCGTCCGGACGCTGTCGCGCTGGACATGGGGTGTGGCGGCGGCCACGTCACGTTCCACCTCGCCCCGCTGGTGGGCAAGGTGGTGGCCTGCGATATTTCCGAACCGATGCTGCGCGTGGTGGCCGGGGAAGCGGACCGCCGCGGGTTCGGCAATGTGGTCACGAAGTGCAGCGCGGCGGAGGCGCTGCCCTGTCCCGATGGCGCCTTCGACGTGGCCGCGACCCGGTACAGCGCGCATCACTGGCGCGACGTTCCCGCCGGTCTCGCGCAGATGCACCGGGTACTGAAGCCGGGCGGCATGGCCGTCTTCATGGATGTGATCTCGCCCGGCGTGCCACTGCTCGATACATGGCTGCAAAGCCTCGAATTGCTGCGCGACCCGTCGCATGTGCGCAATGCCTCGCTGGACGAATGGCGTGCCGCGTTGACCACCGCCGGATTCGTGGTGGGCGAGGTGACGCAATATCGCCTGCGGCTGGAATTCGCGTCGTGGATCGAACGGATGAAGACGCCAGAGGCGCATGTGGCGGCCATCCGCTCGCTGCAGCGGCGCGCCGGGCCCGAGGTGACGGACTACTTCGCCATCGAGGAGGATGGCAGCTTCACGGTCGATACGATGCTGATCGCCTGCGAACGCCCGTAA